One genomic region from Fictibacillus marinisediminis encodes:
- a CDS encoding Hsp20/alpha crystallin family protein produces MSKKVNFDWASIQEKVDGVLGNDFWQDLNRVVPKRTACTDFYENETEGYLVVELPGLRSQEDLNIVLEANQLVLEGNIPYTYPIEKEALKMNERLSGPFKKVIHIPFQYSPDEVKAEYRHGLLEIRLVKMKKTKPITISFTEENQKDPS; encoded by the coding sequence ATGAGTAAAAAAGTAAACTTCGACTGGGCGTCCATACAAGAAAAAGTAGATGGTGTTCTTGGAAATGATTTTTGGCAGGACTTAAATCGTGTTGTTCCGAAACGGACGGCTTGTACCGATTTTTATGAAAACGAAACGGAAGGATACCTTGTCGTTGAACTGCCGGGTCTGCGGTCACAAGAAGACCTGAACATTGTACTTGAAGCCAATCAGCTTGTATTGGAAGGAAACATACCGTATACGTATCCGATTGAAAAAGAAGCACTGAAGATGAATGAAAGATTGTCCGGACCTTTCAAAAAAGTCATTCATATTCCCTTTCAATATTCACCTGACGAAGTGAAAGCCGAATACAGACATGGTCTGCTCGAAATCAGACTTGTAAAAATGAAAAAAACGAAACCCATTACGATTTCGTTTACGGAAGAAAATCAGAAGGATCCGTCGTAA